The Octopus sinensis unplaced genomic scaffold, ASM634580v1 Contig13644, whole genome shotgun sequence nucleotide sequence CCATGACATTTTTGCTTCACTGTATTACCAACGTTGGCAAAAATGTTTGGTAGTATCCACTTCATAAGTTCATAACTTATTATCCACATCATAAGTGCTATGGATAATCAATTTTttcgaaattaaaaaaagatttttggcTAAATTGTAGATTTTGAGTGAGGAGAATCTCAATTTAATAATAACTCCCCACAAAATAATCGCTGTCAACAAAATTTATAGCcttcaaaatattaatattttaaggaTTCGTTGAATTAAAGCCATCTACTGTCAGATATGTACTTAGTGAGTATCAATCTATCAGCgatttttttgtaaatgtctcaaaaaatcaaacatattaacagagcagaaaataataaatacgAGTTTACTTTGATGAGTTTTACTTTAACTTCCTGTTTATTCTATCATCACTTATATCATGGGAGACAGATATTTAGATAATCTCATGTTGACTGAAGAACTTAAAATATGTGCTATCAACGATAGTTTTATTTCATATAGACTTTAACTATATTTTTTAGAAATGATCCAACACCAATGCCTTCCCCATATTGACTATAgaaatgatggtgacaatggGCAAGGTCTCCAGTAAGCAGTACCAGcagtttctccttgtttttttaaagtatgtttgaataaaaataaCGATGAAGTAGCTGAGCGTCAAAGATTGTACAAGATGAATTGATTTTGTGATTTTTGAGTTATAAAAAATGTTATTTGATTTTTTGGATTACCGAATGACAACCTTGCCCTTCAAGCGTAAAAAGTCACTTTATGGCTTACTCACCTAACACCTACTTTCCTAAACTTTTAAGCAGTGACTCCGGGAATCAATGGGAGCCCAGATTTATAATGAAATCAAACTCTACAGAACATTCAAATTCTAAATTTTAAATGAACaatagattttctttttatttttaattagttaGACAACGAATTAAATATTGTGGAATTAATTGAATTATAGTTTCTAAGCAATAATAAAAGTCATGTCGTCCCAAGAAACTTTGAATTTTGATAAAAAAGAACATGAATTTAGACTACTAAACGACGAGATAGAAGAAAAAACGTCCAAACTGTTCGAAAAGGCGGACGAGCTTTTGGTTAGGTAAaagtgtttgataaaataagaaaaaacaacaaaatttattaaatgaGCCACTCTACGAATCGGCAGACATGTATtgagtttaaaattgtttattttagaagCGAAGATGCTTTCTTGGTAAACTAATAAAAATTTATCATCTTCAGGTTCCCTCCTTGTCAGATTATCGGAcagaaatgtattaaaaatatttatttagtcaCAGTGACACAAATCAAGACCAGGATTTTACATTTGAAAAAATTCTCTCAAATATCGAGCAAGACACTCGTCAGCCTGAAAGTTCTCAAATTGACAGTTTAGTTAATAAATTCTGATTAGTCCAAAGATGCTCAAATTCGACTTCTCAAAGCCAAAGTTTGCGCCCTCCATGAAGAAATCGAAAAAATGGTCGGAGATATGGCCCACAAGGTCATCTCTTTTATTGTTTAGTAACAGGAAGAAGAATCAAAAATAGCAATTAATCAAATCAAAAAACTGAACGATGAAAACGAGCGAATAAAAAAACAGTCGGCATGCTATCAACAACaacttacaaaatacaaaaatttagCAGAACAGTCAAAGACAAATATCGAAAAACTCCAATCTCAGTTATCCACGACATCAAAAGAAtgatttttgtaaataaaaataggACTTGGAGACAAGTCAGCTGGATGGTCGTACTCAGAATTCCAACTTCAAGACCCTACAAATACGATTTAACAGAATGGCAGAAGAGTTAGAAAAGTGCAAGGAACAACTTGAGAAATCACGTTTTGCTTCCAAGGTTTAATATCTCTAAAACTGAAAAGGACTTATCAACTGAACATAAGCAACATTTGGCCAATGTTGaggcagaaaataaaattttaaaaaaacagcagAAGGAAATCCTACAGGCCTACACCAAGCAAATCAGTTTGATTGataatttaaagaaacaaaaagtaaattaTCCCTTAATATTGCAGGCCTTAGTGGAAGGGGTAAAATCAGTAAACTTTTTTGAGGATAAGCTGGCAAAACTTCTTGATAAATAACATGTGTTTAATAGCCCATTTATTTGATTCCTTCATTTTTTCTCGTGTTGTATAGATTTTGCGTTTACTTTTATTTGGTACATTATTATTCACGTGATTCATGTCTAGTATAAGTTTGGCTTGTTGATcttatttttgaaaagaaaactcTAATTAtggatttaaaaattaaattagtgtatatttatttttaaaaattcaaatcaaTAAAATGCGTGTTTATAACTTTCTATTCTTGTATGCCAATATATACCCCCACCAATCAAAAGCGCCTAACTAACGTTgcagtaattaaaataaaaaaatgtggaaaaagatTCGAAATTGCATGTTTTCCTAACAAAGTGAACGCTTGGAGAgacaaaatgtaatttataaaataaaaattatagcgAGAAAGATATAAATAACGTTCTTCAAACAACAATGATATTTACAAACGTTTCGAAAGGAGAAGTTGCCAAAAAGGATGATTTGAAGAAGGCATTCGGGGACCTGAAGGAACTCGAAATATGCAAACAAGTACCACCTCCAACCAACCACAGATCCTCGCCTCCGGTGATTTCAACGACAACGAAAAGGAGAGACTCAACAAAAATCAGTCAACCTTCCGTGCTGTGGCCACAGTGGTGAGCGAAAAGTGCTACAATCCCGAGACCCTCACCCCGTACCCCGTTTCCACGATCGAGAAGATAATGACCTCGAAACTCCATTTTTCCGTCAATCCGAACATCACCGCCAAACAACAGGCAGTCCAAGTAATAcggaaaataaaggaaatgaatttaattcctaTTGAGAGGGTCGGAATGGTGATAAGAGTCGTTTGTCCAAATGGTagtctctttttttatttgtagatGATCAGCTCGTTCAGGCTGTATTGGGATATGCGAGTAGATTGGTGGATGATCATTTGAGGGAGACGGGGTTGAGGGACATTGTATGTGCTTTATTCATTTTTGCAGGAACTTGTAGTCGAGCCTGAAATGTATCGAAATATTGCTGGACTGATCGAAGTTACTGATAATGCTcatttagaaattattaattctaattttattaaataaaattcgaTTGTAACTAGGCAATATTTTAGGACAACCGAGACTTTAAACTGATTTTATAACATCTAACTCAACGGTTCTCAaccgtggtccccagaaaatatataaaataacttaaaaacattaaaattaaccTGATTTTCTTAGCGTGGTTTATCATTGGTTAAAAAGAATTTTTGTCTTTGGTCCGATTCCTATGTTCAATTTGGatttactaaattcattgccTCAAATGATAAAATACAGGCATGATTTGTCATATAATTTTGGGAAACAATTCACTGAAACCTTCACAACTTAGGAGTCACAAAGAGTATGTACACCCAGAAAATTGTTACttacatgaatattttaaagtcaaaaaacgaaattttaatcaatttattagaaggtatttatatatcaatagtgGAAGTTAATCAAATAATAATGGCTTTTAAGAAAAAGTTGTTACtattgataataaaattaaaaaaagaataacatcAATGTTCCCAATGCTTGAATATCATCTCGGACACAATCCACCTGATAATTTCCTTCAAAGTCTGATAATCcaaaaactccaaagaatccaaaACTCAGGCCTACGCACAATAACTGGCTGCCCTGCATCCACTCCCATCGATCATCTTCATTGGGAATCTTGTATCCTTCCGGTCGAAGACCATTTAACGATGAGAGGACTCCAATTCCTACAGgaaatgcaagacttttctcatccAAGTACCAAAATCTCTAttccagaaaacaaaagacacatcATTTCTACTCTGGCCGATTAATGTAGATGTCTTTCAAAAATTCTCTCAACCAACAATGGGAAAACTGCGAATAAACTAATCCATGACTACATCTCCTCCCGTGCTATCAGAATGCTTAAAAACAACAAacttctcaactctccccccccccgCCGGTCCACTCCTCAGAGAAATCACTCGGCAGATATCTCCGTGTCCAGCTTGCTCAGATTCGCTCGGGACATCATCCACTCATTTTCGAAACATGCCGCTCCTTCACCCCTGAAGACCTCTTCCCCTGTCCTGGACCGCCTCACTTGTCTCCGCCTATTGGGATTCGAGATCTCTGGGAGCGCCCGATCTTCGCGTCTCGCTACCTGATTGCAGCCGGCTTCCTACGTGTTAGTGAAGCCGGGGTaacataactaactaactaaagtcTGATAATCAAAAGTCTGGAAAATTTCAAGACAAAATATGATGATTAGTTTTTCGTTGAAGATCCAATTCAAACTTGACCTCATTTAAAGAATATCAGGAACTCAATTTTCAGCAGAGCTTGATTGAACTTCAATGTAATCAGTCTGTtcagattattttcaaatgtacttCATTATTGGATTTTTGGTATTCTCATTAATAATTACTTCTTATTTGTAGGttaaaaaattattctgaacaaacaagatcagaaatctcACTGAATTACTGCTATTTTTTCTAACTATGTAAACAATTACTATCCATGTAAACAATTActgctaaattttttttattaatggaaatTGTTAAGGGAAAGACGGACTGCTAAATTGTctgttattttgataattttcatgttatttttatataataaatagtcGAACATGTCTAAACCTGCATCTGACAAGGCCaagtaacaaaaaattatttaatttaaagtgttccccacaaaattttatagtaCAAAAGTGGTCCCTAATCTAAAAAAGATTCAGAACCGCTGATCTAACTGGGCAATGTGAAtacttttttataatatttaaagtaTTAGAGTAAATAGCATATTGATCAGTGTAAAGTAATCGAACAAAAATTCGATTAGATCAATAAAGAGAATgatttgaaaaatttaattaataaaacagtgttttaagagttaaataattattttaattctggTCTTCTCGTCTTAGGAAAGGACATCCCGACATGTGATTCCTCAGAGGGAGCGGGATGGAGAATAATGGCTGGGTGACCATTTCGGGCTGGATGGAGTTCGAATGTATCGACATTAGTGGCCTCAAGAAGTCGATCAATTACTAAATCGTAGTTTATTTCTGGGGGAGATTCGGATATGGACTGCCATTCGGGGGGAGGAGAACAAGGCGGAGATATGAGAAACAATTTCTCCATTGTTGGAACTGAGAGTTGAGTTTCGCAGTCTTTAAAGTCGGCAAAAATACATTTCAGTTTGTCTTTCCCAAACAATGCTCCTTCAAGGGAAAGACGGACATAAACAGCCGCTTCCGGAAAGGTGAAAGAAACGAGAActcttttcaaaaaaggaaaatattggaATTTGACATTATTATCGATAAATACAAATACTCTTTCAAATTCGATCTACATGATCAAAAGCAAATAAGGAAACTCTTGTGGACTCATCCTCAAAGATTGATTGGGGCAGGTTGGTCACGTACACTGATGAAGGAAAGTCCGCTAAATCAGATAATGTAATCGAATTTGAATTATCGCacatcaaataaaacaaaaatgtaattttatatacataattggtatgtcaattaaaaatatttcactaactgtattaaatataatttatattatataaataaagttgAAGAAACTATCTATTGAAGCAGGAATGAGGACATACACCCCTCGACATAAATATTGGTGAATCTTCAACTTACTtcattcatacaaagaatgatttaattttttcttcagatatattttaaaatctgataaaattgataaaaattaatttaattatttaaattttgaaattttgtctaagaaatttggaaaaaacaaCGACTTTCATTGGCATAAAATTTGGTTATTGTGAGATTAATATGTAGAATAACCTCCTTTTGCCGAATAGATCTCCCAACACCTTTTTTTCATTGACTCAACTAATTTTTCAAGTGTTTTTGATGGAATAGAATTTCAAATATCTAATAGATTTTCCTTCAGTGCCTGAATgttctcattttttctttgccTAATTTGAACCTTCATATAAGCCCACAAATGCTCTATCGGATTTAAATCCGGAGATTGCGAAggccattttaattttttaatatttttttcgcgaaaatattgaataatcatTTTTGATGTATGGCAGGGAGCGTTGTCTTGTTGAAAAATATAGTCAACAATCCCCATTTTTTGTACAGAAAATGGCAAATTATTGGTCAAAATAGATTGATATTTTGCAG carries:
- the LOC115229740 gene encoding LOW QUALITY PROTEIN: ribosome maturation protein SBDS-like (The sequence of the model RefSeq protein was modified relative to this genomic sequence to represent the inferred CDS: deleted 1 base in 1 codon; substituted 1 base at 1 genomic stop codon), with the translated sequence MPIYTPTNQKRLTNVAVIKIKKCGKRFEIACFPNKVNAWRDKMNLXNKNYSEKDINNVLQTTMIFTNVSKGEVAKKDDLKKAFGTSNQPQILASGDFNDNEKERLNKNQSTFRAVATVVSEKCYNPETLTPYPVSTIEKIMTSKLHFSVNPNITAKQQAVQVIRKIKEMNLIPIERVGMVIRVVCPNGSLFFYL